A single genomic interval of Trichosurus vulpecula isolate mTriVul1 chromosome 6, mTriVul1.pri, whole genome shotgun sequence harbors:
- the LOC118852639 gene encoding olfactory receptor 10Q1-like codes for MESQALEGGDMSTPDTIHLNQSGPTEFVFRMFTSSPKIQTLLFCFFLFLYVMIICGNTAIIWAVYMHISLHTPMYFFLSNLSFLEICYTSTLVPLMLSNTIGARKPISLAGCATQMFFFATLGSTDCFLLTVMAYDRYVAICHPLQYTLIITPQLCTQMVAGSLGLALFLSLPLTSLVFTLPFCGHLLEINHFFCDIPPVLHLACADTRVPQAVLYVISILVLTAPFLLICISYVFITITILHIPSAEGRQRAFSTCSSHLTVVLLQYGCGSLVYFQPPSTTPADEDWHLALVYTFVTPLLNPIIYTLRNKDVKNVLKKAMSKKAASENL; via the exons ATGGAGTCACAGGCATTGGAGGG TGGTGATATGTCCACTCCTGATACTATTCATCTCAACCAATCTGGCCCCACTGAGTTTGTATTCCGAATGTTCACCTCTTCCCCCAAAATCCAGACCCttctcttctgcttcttcctttttctctatgtAATGATTATCTGTGGGAACACTGCCATTATCTGGGCTGTGTACATGCACATCTCCCTGCATACTCCCATGTACTTCTTTCTGTCCAACCTGTCCTTCCTGGAGATCTGTTATACCTCTACACTGGTACCACTGATGCTCTCCAACACCATTGGGGCAAGGAAGCCCATCTCATTGGCTGGCTGTGCAACCCAGATGTTCTTTTTTGCCACGCTTGGCAGCACTGACTGTTTCCTACTGACTGTCATGGCATATGACCGGTATGTGGCCATCTGCCATCCTCTGCAATACACCCTCATCATTACCCCGCAGCTGTGTACCCAAATGGTGGCTGGTTCCCTGGGCCtggctctcttcctttccctgccACTCACATCATTGGTCTTTACCCTGCCTTTCTGTGGACACTTATTGGAGATCAACCATTTTTTCTGTGATATACCACCTGTACTACACCTGGCCTGTGCTGACACTCGTGTGCCACAGGCTGTCCTCTATGTGATAAGCATCCTTGTACTGACTGCCCCCTTCCTTCTCATCTGCATTTCCTATGTCTTTATTACCATCACCATCTTGCACATCCCCTCAGCTGAGGGCCGACAGCGAGCCTTCTCCACTTGCTCTTCCCATCTCACCGTGGTCCTGCTACAATATGGCTGTGGCAGCCTGGTCTACTTTCAGCCCCCATCAACCACCCCTGCAGATGAGGACTGGCATCTTGCCTTAGTCTACACCTTtgtcactcccctcctcaacCCCATCATTTACACCTTAAGGAACAAGGATGTCAAAAATGTTCTTAaaaaagccatgagcaaaaaggCAGCCTCTGAGAATCTCTGA